In Salmo salar chromosome ssa03, Ssal_v3.1, whole genome shotgun sequence, a single genomic region encodes these proteins:
- the LOC106601336 gene encoding myosin-9 isoform X1: MATDADKFLYVDRNMVNNPLAQADWATKKLVWVPSERLGFEAGSVKEERGEECLVELADSGKKVKVNKDDIQKMNPPKFSKVEDMAELTCLNEASVLHNLKERYYSGLIYTYSGLFCVVINPYKNLPIYSEEIVDMYKGKKRHEMPPHIYAITDTAYRSMMQDREDQSILCTGESGAGKTENTKKVIQYLAHVASSHKTKKDQTSSFLSHGELEKQLLQANPILEAFGNGKTVKNDNSSRFGKFIRINFDVNGYIVGANIETYLLEKSRAIRQAKDERTFHVFYYMLTGAGDKLRSELCLEGYNNYRFLVNGNVTIPGQQDKDLFTETLEAFRIMGIPEDEQIGLLKVVSSVLQLGNMSFKKERHSDQASMPDDTAAQKVCHLMGMSVTDFTRAILSPRIKVGRDYVQKAQTQEQAEFAVEALAKATYERMFRWLVMRINKALDKTKRQGASFIGILDIAGFEIFELNSFEQLCINYTNEKLQQLFNHTMFILEQEEYQREGIEWSFIDFGLDLQPCIDLIEKPASPPGILALLDEECWFPKATDKSFVEKVLQEQGTHSKFHKPKKLKDEADFCIIHYAGKVDYKADEWLMKNMDPLNDNVATLLNQSTDKFVSELWKDVDRIVGLDKVAGMSEMPGAFKTRKGMFRTVGQLYKEQLSKLMATLRNTNPNFVRCIIPNHEKKAGKLDPHLVLDQLRCNGVLEGIRICRQGFPNRIVFQEFRQRYEILTPNSIPKGFMDGKQACVLMIKSLELDPNLFRIGQSKVFFRAGVLAHLEEERDMKITDVIISFQAWCRGYVARKAFARRQQQLTAMKVIQRNCSAYLKLRNWQWWRLFTKVKPLLQVSRQEEEMQAKDDELSKVKERQEYAEIQLQEMEVKQHQLSAEKQALQEQLQAETELCAEAEEMRARLAAKKQELEEILHDLEARVEEEEERATHLQTEKKKMQQNITDLEQQLDEEEAARQRLQLEKVTTDSKLKKIEEDVMVLEDQNNKLMKEKKLMEERIAEFTSNLTEEEEKSKSLQKLKNKHEAMITDLEDRLRREEKGRQELEKNRRKLEGDSTDLLDQIAELQAQIAELRAQLAKKEEELQAALARIEEEAAQKNLAQKKIREMEAQLSELQEDLELERTARTKAEKNRRDLGEELEALKTELEDTLDSTAAQQELRTKRETEVNQLKKVLEDEAKVHEQQVVEMRLKHSQAFDELNEQLEQAKRNKVSVDKTKQALESERNELAIELQTLMQGKGDSEHRRKKAESQVQELQVKHGESERQRIELAEKVAKMQAELETVNGLLSEVEGKSIKASKDCSAVESQLQDVQELLQEETRQKLSMGTRLRQLEDEQNTLREQLEEEEEGKRNVEKQLLTVQAQLAEIKKKSEQEAGCLENAEEGKKRLQRDLEGLSQRMEEKCSAFEKLDKTKTRLQQELDDMVVDQDHLRQIVTNLEKKQKKFDQMLAEEKTISCRYAEERDKAEAEAREKETRALALTRQLESLIDMKDETDRANKLLRAEMEDLVSSKDDVGKSVHELEKSKRGMEQQLEEMRTQLEELEDELQATEDAKLRLEVNMQAMKAQYERDLAGRDEMGEEKKRQLVKQVREMELELEDERKQRSVAVAARKKLELDLKELEAAIDMANKNRDEALKQLKKLQAQMKELLRELEDTRMSRDEIMAQAKENEKKLKSMEADMIQMTEELASAERVKRQAQQERDELQDEINNQAAKNALIAEEKRRLEARIAQLEEELEEEQCNTELVNDRLKRALLQTDQMTVELTAERSTSQRLEGARSQLERQNKELKLKLQELEGTVKSKYKATIAALEAKIAQLEEQVDIETRERQQASKLVRRTEKKLKEVVLAVDDERRNTEQYKDQSDKLNSRMKQLKRQLEESEEEAQRANANRRKLQRELEDATESADAMNREVSTLKSKLRRGDLPFTMRRIVSRAGIESDEESEPKSETPEPKPE, translated from the exons ATGGCGACGGACGCAGACAAGTTCCTGTACGTGGACCGCAACATGGTCAACAACCCTCTGGCCCAGGCAGACTGGGCCACCAAGAAGCTGGTGTGGGTGCCGTCGGAGCGGCTGGGCTTCGAGGCGGGATCTGTGAAGGAGGAGCGAGGTGAAGAGTGCCTGGTGGAGCTGGCAGACTCTGGCAAGAAGGTGAAAGTCAACAAGGACGACATCCAGAAGATGAACCCGCCCAAGTTCAGCAAGGTGGAAGACATGGCTGAGCTCACCTGCCTGAACGAGGCCTCGGTGCTGCACAACCTCAAGGAGAGATATTACTCTGGCCTCATCTAC ACATACTCCGGGCTCTTCTGTGTGGTCATAAACCCCTATAAGAATCTGCCCATCTACTCAGAAGAGATTGTGGATATGTACAAGGGCAAGAAGAGGCATGAAATGCCCCCCCATATATACGCCATCactgacacggcctacaggagcATGATGCAGG ACCGTGAAGACCAGTCCATTCTTTGCAC AGGAGAGTCTGGTGCTGGGAAGACAGAGAACACCAAGAAGGTCATTCAGTATCTGGCCCATGTGGCCTCTTCCCACAAGACCAAGAAAGACCAG ACCAGCTCGTTCCTGTCACAT GGTGAGCTGGAGAAGCAGCTGCTGCAAGCTAACCCCATCCTGGAGGCCTTTGGAAACGGCAAGACTGTGAAGAACGACAACTCCTCACGATTT ggaaAATTCATCAGGATTAACTTCGACGTCAACGGATACATCGTGGGGGCCAACATTGAAACCT ACCTGCTGGAGAAGTCCCGTGCCATCCGCCAGGCCAAAGACGAGAGGACCTTCCATGTCTTCTATTACATGCTCACTGGTGCTGGAGACAAACTGCGCT CCGAGCTGTGTCTGGAGGGCTACAACAACTACCGCTTCCTGGTCAATGGAAACGTGACCATCCCTGGCCAGCAGGATAAGGACCTGTTCACTGAGACCCTGGAGGCCTTCAGGATCATGGGCATTCCAGAGGACGAACAGATTG GTCTGCTGAAGGTGGTGTCTTCCGTGCTCCAGCTGGGCAACATGAGCTTTAAGAAGGAGCGTcattcagaccaggcctccatgCCTGACGACACGG CTGCTCAGAAGGTGTGCCACCTGATGGGCATGAGCGTGACAGACTTCACCCGTGCCATCCTGTCCCCTCGTATCAAGGTGGGCAGGGACTACGTGCAGAAGGCCCAGACCCAGGAACAGGCTGAGTTTGCTGTGGAGGCTCTGGCCAAGGCCACCTACGAGAGGATGTTCCGCTGGCTGGTGATGAGGATCAACAAGGCCCTGGACAAGACCAAGAGACAGGGAGCCTCCTTCATCGGCATCCTGGACATCGCTGGCTTTGAGATCTTTGAG CTGAACTCATTTGAGCAGCTGTGCATCAACTACACCAACGAGAAGCTGCAGCAGCTGTTCAACCACACCATGTTCATCCTGGAGCAGGAGGAGTACCAGAGGGAGGGCATCGAGTGGAGCTTCATCGACTTCGGCCTGGACCTGCAGCCCTGCATCGACCTCATTGAGAAGCCT GCTAGCCCCCCTGGTATCCTTGCCCTTTTGGATGAGGAGTGCTGGTTCCCCAAAGCCACTGACAAGAGCTTTGTGGAGAAGGTCCTGCAGGAGCAGGGCACCCACTCCAAGTTCCACAAGCCCAAGAAACTGAAAGATGAGGCTGACTTCTGCATCATTCACTATGCCGGGAAG GTGGACTACAAGGCTGACGAGTGGCTGATGAAGAACATGGACCCTCTGAACGACAACGTGGCCACGCTGCTCAACCAGTCCACTGACAAGTTTGTGTCTGAACTGTGGAAGGACG TGGATCGTATTGTGGGCCTGGATAAGGTTGCAGGGATGTCTGAGATGCCCGGTGCCTTTAAGACCCGTAAGGGCATGTTCCGCACGGTGGGCCAGCTTTACAAGGAGCAGCTGTCCAAGCTCATGGCCACTCTGAGGAACACCAACCCCAACTTCGTCCGCTGCATCATCCCCAACCACGAGAAGAAG GCTGGTAAGCTCGACCCCCACCTGGTTCTGGACCAGCTGAGGTGTAATGGTGTTCTGGAGGGGATCCGTATCTGCAGACAGGGCTTCCCCAACCGTATCGTCTTCCAGGAGTTCAGACAGAG GTATGAGATCCTCACTCCCAACTCCATCCCCAAGGGCTTCATGGATGGCAAACAGGCCTGTGTGCTCATG ATCAAAAGCCTGGAGCTGGATCCCAACCTGTTCAGGATTGGTCAGAGTAAGGTGTTCTTCAGGGCTGGAGTGCTGgctcacctggaggaggagagagatatgaagatcactgacgtcatcatcaGCTTCCAGGCCTGGTGCAGAGGCTACGTGGCCCGCAA GGCCTTTGCCAGGAGACAGCAGCAGCTGACCGCCATGAAGGTGATCCAGAGGAACTGTTCAGCCTACCTCAAACTCAGAAACTGGCAGTGGTGGAGACTCTTCACCAAG GTCAAGCCCCTGCTGCAGGTGAGCAGGCAGGAGGAGGAGATGCAGGCCAAGGACGATGAGCTGAGCAAGGTGAAGGAGAGGCAGGAGTATGCTGAGATACAGCTGCAGGAGATGGAGGTCAAACAGCACCAG TTGAGTGCTGAGAAGCAGGCCCTGCAGGAGCAGCTGCAGGCTGAGACGGAGCTGTGTGCCGAGGCTGAGGAGATGAGAGCCCGTCTGGCCGCTAAGAAGCAGGAGCTGGAGGAGATCCTTCATGACCTGGAGgccagagtggaggaggaggaggagagagccacacatctgcagacagagaagaagaagatgcAGCAGAACATCACA gacctGGAGCAGCAGTTGGATGAGGAGGAGGCTGCCAGGCAGAGGCTGCAGCTGGAGAAGGTGACCACAGACTCCAAGCTGAAGAAGATCGAGGAGGACGTCATGGTTCTTGAAGACCAGAACAACAAGCTCATGAAG GAGAAAAAGCTAATGGAGGAGCGTATCGCTGAGTTCACCTCTAACctgactgaggaggaggagaagtccAAGAGCCTTCAGAAACTCAAGAACAAACACGAGGCCATGATCACTGACCTAGAGG ACCGCCTGCGCAGGGAGGAGAAGGGCCGTCAGGAGCTGGAGAAGAACAGGCGTAAGCTGGAGGGAGACTCTACTGATCTCCTTGACCAGATAGCTGAGCTGCAGGCCCAGATCGCTGAGCTCCGCGCCCAGCTGGCTAAGAAGGAGGAGGAGCTGCAGGCAGCCCTGGCCAG gatTGAGGAGGAAGCAGCCCAGAAGAACTTGGCCCAAAAGAAGATCCGGGAGATGGAAGCCCAGCTGTCTGAGCTGCAGGAGGACCTGGAGCTAGAGAGGACCGCACGCACCAAGGCTGAGAAGAACCGCAGGGACCTGGGAGAGGAGCTGGAGGCCCTCAAGACTGAGCTGGaggacacactggactccaccgcTGCCCAGCAAGAGCTCAG GACAAAGCGTGAGACTGAGGTGAACCAGCTAAAGAAGGTTCTAGAGGATGAAGCTAAGGTCCACGAGCAGCAGGTGGTGGAGATGAGACTGAAACATAGCCAGGCCTTTGACGAGCTCAACGAGCAACTGGAGCAGGCCAAGAGa AACAAGGTGTCGGTGGACAAGACTAAGCAGGCCCTGGAGAGTGAGCGTAACGAGCTGGCCATTGAGCTGCAGACCCTGATGCAGGGGAAGGGAGACTCTGAGCACCGCAGGAAGAAGGCTGAGAGCCAGGTCCAAGAGCTACAGGTCAAACATGGAGAGAGCGAGCGCCAGAGGATTGAGCTGGCAGAGAAAGTGGCCAAGATGCAG GCTGAGTTGGAGACTGTCAATGGCTTGCTCAGTGAGGTGGAAGGTAAGTCCATCAAAGCGTCCAAGGACTGCTCTGCTGTGGAGTCTCAGCTGCAGGATGTGCAG GAGCTTCTCCAGGAGGAGACTCGTCAGAAGCTGTCCATGGGTACTCGTCTGCGTCAGCTGGAGGATGAACAGAACACTCTGAGAGaacagctggaggaggaggaggagggcaagaGGAACGTGGAGAAGCAGCTGCTCACCGTGCAGGCTCAG CTGGCAGAGATTAAGAAGAAGTCTGAGCAGGAGGCGGGCTGTCTGGAGAACGCggaggaggggaagaagaggCTGCAGAGGGACCTGGAGGGGCTCAGCCAGCGGATGGAGGAGAAGTGCAGTGCCTTTGAGAAACTGGACAAGACCAAGACTCGTCTGCAGCAGGAGCTGGACGACATGGTGGTGGACCAAGACCACCTCAGACAGATCGTAACCAACCtggagaagaagcagaagaagttCGACCAG ATGCTGGCTGAGGAGAAGACCATCTCATGCCGCTATGCTGAGGAGAGGGACAAGGCTGAGGCTGAGGCCAGGGAAAAGGAGACCCGGGCCCTGGCTCTGACCCGCCAGCTGGAATCCCTCATTGACATGAAGGACGAGACGGACCGTGCCAACAAGCTGCTCCGCGCTGAGATGGAGGACCTGGTCTCCTCCAAGGACGACGTCGGCAAGAGT GTGCACGAGCTGGAGAAGTCCAAGCGTGGCATGGAGCAGCAGCTGGAGGAGATGAGAACTCAACTGGAGGAGCTTGAGGACGAGCTGCAGGCCACGGAGGACGCCAAGCTGCGTCTGGAGGTCAACATGCAGGCCATGAAGGCCCAATACGAGAGAGACCTGGCAGGACGAGATGAGATGGGCGAGGAGAAGAAGAGACAGCTGGTCAAACAG GTGCGGGAGATGGAGTTGGAGTTGGAGGATGAGAGGAAGCAGCGCTCTGTTGCCGTGGCAGCCCGTAAGAAGCTGGAGCTGGACCtgaaggagctggaggcagccatcGACATGGCCAACAAGAACCGTGATGAGGCCCTCAAACAGCTTAAGAAGCTCCAG GCCCAGATGAAGGAGCTGCTGAGGGAGCTGGAGGACACTCGTATGTCCAGAGACGAGATCATGGCCCAGGCCAAGGAGAACGAGAAGAAGCTCAAGAGCATGGAGGCTGACATGATCCAGATGACAGAG GAGCTGGCTTCTGCAGAGCGTGTAAAGAGACAGGCCCAGCAAGAGAGAGACGAGCTGCAGGATGAGATCAACAACCAGGCCGCCAAGAA TGCTCTGATTGCGGAGGAGAAAAGGAGACTGGAGGCTCGTATCGCACAActggaggaggagctggaggaggagcaGTGTAACACTGAGCTGGTCAACGATAGGCTGAAGAGAGCTCTGCTGCAG ACTGACCAGATGACTGTGGAGCTGACGGCAGAGCGCAGTACCTCCCAGCGCCTGGAGGGGGCCCGCTCCCAGCTGGAGCGCCAGAACAAggagctgaagctgaagctgcAGGAGCTGGAGGGAACCGTCAAGTCCAAGTACAAGGCCACTATTGCCGCCCTGGAGGCCAAGATCGCCCAGCTGGAGGAGCAAGTGGACATCGAGACCAG AGAGAGGCAGCAGGCGTCCAAGCTGGTGCGCCGCACAGAGAAGAAGCTAAAGGAGGTCGTCCTCGCGGTGGACGACGAGAGACGCAACACAGAGCAGTACAAAGACCAG tcGGACAAGCTGAATTCTCGTATGAAGCAGCTGAAGAGGCAGCTTGAGGAGTCTGAGGAGGAGGCCCAGAGAGCCAACGCCAACCGCAGGAAACTGCAAAGGGAGCTGGAGGACGCCACAGAGTCAGCCGACGCCATGAACCGCGAGGTCAGCACCCTCAAGAGCAAGCTCAG GCGTGGGGACCTCCCCTTCACCATGCGCCGCATTGTCAGCCGCGCAGGCATTGAGAGCGACGAGGAGAGTGAGCCCAAGAGCGAGACCCCCGAGCCCAAGCCTGAATGA